One Gigantopelta aegis isolate Gae_Host chromosome 1, Gae_host_genome, whole genome shotgun sequence genomic region harbors:
- the LOC121374565 gene encoding ras-related C3 botulinum toxin substrate 1-like, translating to MAQGRPIKCVVVGDGTVGKTCMLISYTTDSFPGEYVPTVFDNYTANLMVDGIPVSLGLWDTAGQEDYDRLRPLSYPQTDVFLICFSVVSPSSHENVTTKWQPEIKHHCPDAPIIIVGTKIDLRENKEAIGQLAAQGLSPIKREQGIKVANKIRAKKYMECSALTQRGLKQVFDEAVRAVLQPQTTNRRETKCVVL from the exons ATGGCTCAGGGTCGTCCAATcaaatgtgttgttgttggagATGGAACGGTGGGGAAAACCTGCATGCTGATCTCGTACACTACCGACAGTTTTCCTGGAGAGTATGTCCCTACAGT CTTCGATAACTACACTGCCAATTTGATGGTGGACGGAATACCAGTCAGCTTGGGATTGTGGGATACTGCGGGCCAGGAGGACTATGACAGACTACGACCTCTCTCTTACCCTCAG ACGGATGTGTTTCTGATATGCTTCAGTGTTGTGAGTCCATCTTCACATGAGAATGTGACAACGAAATGGCAGCCAGAAATCAAACACCATTGTCCAGACGCTCCCATTATAATTGTCG GTACAAAAATAGATTTACGAGAGAACAAGGAAGCGATTGGTCAGCTAGCTGCTCAAGGACTTTCACCAATCAAACGAGAGCAGGGAATAAAAGTGGCCAATAAAATTCGAGCTAAGAAGTACATGGAGTGCTCAGCGCTGACGCAGCGTGGTCTCAAACAG GTGTTCGATGAAGCGGTGCGAGCAGTATTACAACCTCAAACGACGAACCGCCGTGAGACGAAGTGTGTCGTGCTGTGA